AGTCTGATAGTTTCAGACAAAGCTCATTACCCTATGCTAACAGAAATTTTGATAGAAAAATCTTTCAAAAACACAGAAATTCAACAACAAACAATCACTCTATCTAATGATAAAATACAAAAAATAGTTAAATTTCAAAATGCTACAATAGTTCAGTATTCTGTTATTAAAAATAAAGAAAATCAAATTTATATCTGGGTAATTTCACCTCAAGGTAAAATTCAATTTCGTTTTGTTAACCTTCCCAAGGATGCCTCTCTCCAAGAATTGGTGAAATTTAGCCGTGAGTCTATTGGTGTTAGAGGAAATACCTCTGTTGCGTCCTTTACTCAAAAAGATAATCCCAGCAATCGTTTACGCGAACTCCATAAACTTCTCATCGAACCCATTGAGGACTTGTTACCTCAAAATCAAGAACAACGGGTTATTTTCATTCCCCATCAAGAATTATTTTTGGTTCCCTTTGTTGCGCTCCAAAACGGCAAAAATCAATACCTAATTGAAAAACACACGATTCTCACTGCTCCTTCCATTCAAGCACTGAGTTTGACTCAAAAAGACAAACAAGCAGAGAAGAAATCAAATATACCGATTTTAATTCGTGGTGAAGAAGCTTTAATTGTCGGTAATCCTACTATGCCAAAACAAGGAGTAGGAAAAGATTTAAAACCGTTAGAATCTCTACCTGGAGCAGAAGAGGAAGCGAAAAAGATTGCTCAAATTCTTGGCACGAATGCCATTATTGGTGAACAAGCTACGGAGTCAGCTATTGTGCAAAAAATGGCATCTGCCAAATTAATTCATTTTGCTACTCACGGTTTACTTGATGGTATTACCATCGATTCTCCCGGTGCTATTGCCCTTAACCCTTCCGTTCAAGATGATGGTTTCTTGACTACTAGTGAAATTATGGAGCATTTTGCAATAGACAATAAACAAAATTTACAAGCTGAATTTGTCGTACTGAGTGCTTGTGACACAGGTAGAGGTGATATTAAAGGGGAAGGAGTGATTGGTTTGTCCCGTGCTTTTATGGCTTCGGGAGTTCCCACTTTAGTGGTATCTCTGTGGAAAGTGTCGGATGGTGATACTGTAAAGTTGATGACAGAGTTTTACACCAATTTTTATGAGCATAAATTTGACAAAGCCAAAGCGATGCGTAAGGCGATGTTAAGTATGCTCAAGGATGACAACGGGAATCCTGACCCCAAAGCCTGGGCTGCTTTTACTGTAATTGGTAAGGCTGAGTAATTTCACAGCCCATAATTTAAGATTAATTACCAAAATTTGGTTTTGAGATTTAAAAGTACTACGACTTGAGTAGCTTTGTAGTATACATTTACATCAGATGCTTTAGGGTGTGGAATATAGGGTAAAATTGCATAGGCTCTAGTAGTTTAAAGATACAAGTAATCAGAAAAATTACCCAGTTGTAAATGCTATGGGATGGAAAAAATATTTTCTGTTAGCCCTAATTATCCTATCACTGACCATCTCTAAGTCTTATGGAGTTAATTACCAAGTAAAATTACTAGGCTCAACCGCGATCGCTCAAACGACAAATGACCGCAAAGCAGAAGCAGACAGGTTATTGGAGCAAGGTAATAAGCAGTTTGAAATGAGTCAATTCAAAGAGGCGTTGCAGTCTTGGGAACAGTCATTGGCTATTTATCGAGAAATCGGCGATCGCCAGGGTGAGGCTACTTCTTTGCTGAGATTGGGAAATGTTTACGATAGCCAGGAAGATTACGGCAAAGCCATTGATTACTACCTACGTTCTTTAGCCATTTTCAAGCAAATTGGAAACAGTCAGGGTGAGGGTGCTTCTTTGGAAAATCTGGGGAGTGCTTACGATGGCTGGGGAGATTACGGCAAAGCTATTGATTACCACCTGCAATCTTTAGCTATCTCTAAGAAAATCGGAGACCGTCGAGGTGAAGCTACTTCTTTGGGAAACCTGGGAATTATTTACAATAGACTGGGATATTACCGTAGAGCTATTGATTACCACCTGCAATCTTTAGCTATCTCTAAGAAAATCGGAAACCGTAGGGGTGAAGCTGCTTCTCTAGGGGGTCTAGGAAATGCTTACGATAACCTGGGGTATTACCGCGAAGCCATCGATCACCACTTGCAATGTTTAGCCATCTTCAAGAAAATTGGAAATCCCCAAAGTGAAGCTGCTTCTTTGGGTAATTTGGGAAATGTTTACGATAGCCTCGGAGATTATCACGAAGCTATTGATTACCACCTGCAATCTTTAGCTATCTCTAAGAAAATCGGAAACCGTAGGGGTGAAGCTGCTTCTCTAGGGGGTCTAGGAAATGCTTACCATAGCCTCGGAGATTATCACGAAGCTATTAATTACCATTTGCAATCTTTAGCGATCAAAAAGAAAATCGGAGACCGTCGAGGTGAAGCTGCTTCTTTGGGGAATCTAGGAAATGCTTACAATAATCTGCGAGGCTATCACGAAGCTATTGATTACCACCTACAATCTTTAGCTATCTCTAAGAAAATCGGAGACCGTCGAGGTGAAGCTACTTCTTTGGGGAATCTGGGAAATGTTTACGATAGCCTCGGAGATTATCGCAAAGCTATTGATTATCACCGTAGGTCTTTAGCAATCGAAAAGAAACTTGGAAACCGCCAGGGTCAAGCTGCTTCTTGGAACAATCTCGGAGAAACTCTCCGCAAATATGGAAAACTAGCAGCAGCAGAAAACAACCTCCGCCAAGCAATTGAGACTTGGGAAAACATCCGACAAGATTTAGGTAACAAAGATACCTGGAAAGTTTCCATCTTTGAAGAACAAGCACGCACATATAGTCTACTGCAACAAGTTCTCGTCGCTCAAAAAAAACCTCAAGAAGCTTTAGTCATTTCCGAACAAGGACGAACCCGTGCTTTGGTGGAAATATTGTTACGGCGAATCAGTCAAAAAACAGATGTACAACTGATTCCAGTAAACCTAAATCTGGCAGAAATTAAACAAATTGCTCAAAAACAAAATGCTACCCTAGTTGAATATTCTATTGTTTTTGATAATCAACTTTATATCTGGGTAATTCCACCTCAAGGTGAAGTTCAATTTCGTCCTGTTAACCTTCCCAAAGATATTTCTCTCCAGGAATTGGTGAAACTCAGTCGTGAATCTATTGGTGCTAAGGGACGTGATAGCGACGACAAATCTACTTCCCAAGAAGCTAATTCTCAAAACCGCTTACAACAACTTCATCAACTTCTAATCAAACCTATTGCTGGCTTGTTACCCCAAGATGAAAAACAAAGGGTTATTTTCATTCCCCATCAAGAATTATTTTTGGTTCCTTTCGTTGCACTCCAAGACGACAAAAATCAATATCTAATTGAAAAACACACCATCCTCACCGCTCCTTCCATTCAAGCACTAAGTTTAACTCCAAAAGATAAACAAGCAGAAAACAATCAAAATACATCTGTTCTTCCTCGTGGGGAGTCAGCTTTAATTGTTGGTAATCCTACTATGCCTAAAGAAGGAGTAGGGAAAGATTTAAAACCTTTAGACCCACTACCTGGTGCAAAAGTAGAAGCCGAAAAAATTGCAGAGATGCTGGATACCAAAGCTCTTATTGGAGACCAAGCTACGGAGTCAGTGATTGTCGAAAAAATGGCATCTGCCAAACTAATTCATTTTGCTACCCACGGTTTACTTGATAGTATCAATGCTATCGGTTCTCCCGGTGCTATTGCTCTGGCTCCTTCTAGCAAGGATGATGGCTTCCTCACCACTAGTGAAATTATGGAGTATTTTGGACTTCCAGAAAAATCCCCTTTACAAGCTGAATTGGTCGTACTGAGTGCTTGTGACACAGGTAGAGGTGATATTAGAGGAGAAGGTGTAATTGGTTTATCCCGTGCTTTTATGGCTTCCGGTGTTCCCACTTTGGTAGTCTCTTTATGGACTGTGCCGGATGGTGATACTGTAAAGTTGATGACTGATTTTTATACCAATATCGACAAGCATAAATTTGATAAAGCTACAGCGATGCGTCAGGCAATGTTAAGTATGCTCAAGGATGACGACGGAAATCCTGACCCCAAAGCCTGGGCTGCTTTTACTGTAATTGGTAAGGCTGAGTAATTCTGCGGCTTAGAATTCAACATTAATTACCAAAAAATGCATAGGGTTCGATTGTTAACAGATATATCAGGACAATACAGTAACCAGCGAGCATAGCATCTAGTTACTGTATTTACATTAAATAAATCAGTAGTGCTAATACTATTCTGCTAACTTAGCTTTAAGGAAAATATCTAATGATAAAACTCAGAAATGCCAAGTCTGCACTGTGGTTGATAGTTGTGGTATCAGTTGGTTTATCTGCATTACCACTAGAAGCAGCTATTAAACAAAACTTTGCCACTCAAGAGATTTTGAAGAGTAATAATCGCCAATTACTTACTTTCTCTTTGGGTGATATCTGGGATAGACTGCGACGCAAAAAAGGTAAGCGCGGTTCGCGAGATGGAGATGGGAGCGAAAAAAACCTGTGCATGATTGCTCCTGGTAAGCTGGAAGACCAAAATGATGGTAAGGGAAGTCTAGTAATTTGGGGTAATAAACCTGTATTTTTGTGGCAGGGAGAAATCGTGGGAATAGAGGTGCGCCATACTCGCAGCGATAAATTAATGTGGAGTCAAAATTTTAACCCAACGACTCGTAGCGTTACTCGTAGCGTTATTTATCAGGGAGAGCCGTTACAACCGGGTGAAGATTACTTTTGGCGGGAAAAACTTCCTTTAAAACAACTTCCCAGCAAGCAATCGTTTAGGATGATGAAAGCAGAAGATCGCGATCGCATTTCTGCTGAGTTGAAGGAACTGGAAAGCAAGCCGAATGCTTTGGAAAGAATTAACTACTTCTCACAAAAGCAACTTTGGTCAGATGTGCTTCGGGAAATTTATTCAGTACCAAATCCCTCCCCTGAGTTAAAACAGACGATTAATCAAATCCAAGGTCATAATTTCTGTTCTCAGTAGAAAGACGAGCGAGCATAAACTAGGATTTGTGTTGTTGTAATAGGAGTCATTACAGAGTTTTCTAATATCTACACAATGCTTGAATTGACAAAATATGCTTTTGTCAATTCAAGCATTGAAATATTTTTGAAATTAGGACAATTGTTATTGCTATGAGATTTAACAAGAATTTTTTCGTACTAATAATTACTTTATCAGTAACCATGTTTGGGTCTTGCGGGCTTAATTTAAAGCTGAGATTATTTCCTTCAAAAGCAGTCGCTCAAACAGTAGTTTATCAGAAAACCAAAGCAGACCAACTACTTGAGAAAGGTAAGAAAGATTTTGATAGCAGTGAATTTTCCAAGGCTTTGGAGTCTTGGAAACAATCATTGAATCTCTATAGAGAAATTGGAGACAGCCAAGGTGAAGCTATATCTATGGGGAACCTGGGACGTGTTTACCATGAACTCGGTGATTATCGTACAGCCATTGATTATCACCAAAATTATTTAGACATCACAAAGAAAATTGGAGACCACAAAGGTGAAGCTGCATCGTTGAACAATCTAGGTTCTACTTACGCTAGTCTGGGAGATTATAATAAAGCCATTTCTAACTACACGGAAAGTTTAGCTATTGCTAGAAATATCAAAGATAGCCAAGGTGAAGCTGTATCGTTGAACAATCTAGGTTCTACTTACGCTAGTCTGGGAGATTATAATAAGGCTATTTATTATCAACAACAATATCAAAATGTTTATCAAATACAATCTTTAGCTGTTGTAAATAACTCTGGCAAAGTTATTGCTATTGCTTCCCAACAACAATATCAAAATGGAAATGGTTATCAGCAGCAATCTCAACAGCAATCTATAGCTGTCACAAGTGTCTCTAGTTCTTCTTCGCAACTACAATCTTCATCTATCGCTATCGCCGGTAACTCTAGTACAGCTATTGCTATTAGTTATCAACAACAATATCCAAATGGTTATCAACAGCAATCTTTAGCTGTCGCAGGTGACTATAGTAAAGCCATTAATTACTACAACAAATCTTTAGAATTCAACAAGAAAATTGGAAACAAGCTAGGTGAAGTAGCATCTCTAACAGGTTTAGGAGATGCTTACCTAAAAAAAGGGGATCATGGCACTGCTATTAGGTATATTAGTCAATCTTTAGATATCGCCAAGAAAATTGGAGATATTCAAGGTGAAGCTTCATCTTTGTTAGTTTTAGGGAATATTTCTCTTCAAACAGAGGACTATAAAAAAGCTATTGATAGCTTTAACCAATCTTTAAATATCTACCGAAAAATAGGAAACCGTAAAGGAGAGGCTCAATCTCAGGAAAATCTTGGAAATGCTTACCTTAAAAAAGGTGAATATGACAAAGCTGTGAATTTACTCCAGATATCTTTAGCTATCACTAAGAAAATTGGATATCGTCCAGGTGAGGCTTCATCTCTGAACAATCTCGGAAAAGCACTATTTCTATCTGGAAAGTTTGCAGATGCAGAGAAATACCTTAATCAGGCAATTGAAACTTTGGAAGCTATTCGAGGGCTTTTAGGTAACCAAGAAAATTGGAAAATTTCTATTTTTGAACAACAAGCCCAGACCTACCAACTGCTGCAACAAGTTCTCGTTGCTCAACAAAGACCCCAAAAAGCTCTAGTCATTGCCGAACAGGGAAGAAACCGTGTTTTAGTGGAAATATTATTTAGACGAAAATATCGGGAATTGGACACATTAATGATTCCACCACCTCTTACTATAGAAGAAATTCAAAAAATAGCTAGAGAGCAAAAATCCACCCTAATTGAATATTCTGTTACTTTGGATAAAATATTTATTTGGGTGATTCCACCTCGAGGTAAAATACAATTTCGTTTTGTCAATATTCCCAAAGATATTTCTCTGAAAGAACAGGTCAAAGTAAGTCGTGAATTTATAGGTGTTAGAGGTAGTAACAATCATCATTCCACTTCAACAGTCGGTAGTTTTAACACACGATTGCGGCAATTGCATCAAATTTTAATTGAACCTATTGCTGATTTGTTACCCCAAGATGAAACACAAAGGGTTATTTTCATTCCCCATCAAGAGTTATTTTTGGTTCCTTTCGTCGCACTCCAAAATGAAAAAAATGAATACCTAATTGAAAAACACACCATCCTCACCGCACCTTCCATTCAAGCACTGAGTTTAACTCAAAAAGATAAACAAGCAGAAAACAATCAAAATACATCTGTTCTTCCTCGTGGTGAGTCAGCTTTGATCGTTGGTAATCCTACTATGCCTAAAGAAGGAGTAGGGAAAGATTTAAAACCTTTAGACCCACTCCCTGGTGCAAAAGTAGAAGCCGAAAAAATTGCAGAGATGCTGGATACTAAAGCCCTCATTGG
This genomic interval from Tolypothrix sp. PCC 7712 contains the following:
- a CDS encoding CHAT domain-containing protein encodes the protein MGWKKYFLLALIILSLTISKSYGVNYQVKLLGSTAIAQTTNDRKAEADRLLEQGNKQFEMSQFKEALQSWEQSLAIYREIGDRQGEATSLLRLGNVYDSQEDYGKAIDYYLRSLAIFKQIGNSQGEGASLENLGSAYDGWGDYGKAIDYHLQSLAISKKIGDRRGEATSLGNLGIIYNRLGYYRRAIDYHLQSLAISKKIGNRRGEAASLGGLGNAYDNLGYYREAIDHHLQCLAIFKKIGNPQSEAASLGNLGNVYDSLGDYHEAIDYHLQSLAISKKIGNRRGEAASLGGLGNAYHSLGDYHEAINYHLQSLAIKKKIGDRRGEAASLGNLGNAYNNLRGYHEAIDYHLQSLAISKKIGDRRGEATSLGNLGNVYDSLGDYRKAIDYHRRSLAIEKKLGNRQGQAASWNNLGETLRKYGKLAAAENNLRQAIETWENIRQDLGNKDTWKVSIFEEQARTYSLLQQVLVAQKKPQEALVISEQGRTRALVEILLRRISQKTDVQLIPVNLNLAEIKQIAQKQNATLVEYSIVFDNQLYIWVIPPQGEVQFRPVNLPKDISLQELVKLSRESIGAKGRDSDDKSTSQEANSQNRLQQLHQLLIKPIAGLLPQDEKQRVIFIPHQELFLVPFVALQDDKNQYLIEKHTILTAPSIQALSLTPKDKQAENNQNTSVLPRGESALIVGNPTMPKEGVGKDLKPLDPLPGAKVEAEKIAEMLDTKALIGDQATESVIVEKMASAKLIHFATHGLLDSINAIGSPGAIALAPSSKDDGFLTTSEIMEYFGLPEKSPLQAELVVLSACDTGRGDIRGEGVIGLSRAFMASGVPTLVVSLWTVPDGDTVKLMTDFYTNIDKHKFDKATAMRQAMLSMLKDDDGNPDPKAWAAFTVIGKAE
- a CDS encoding CHAT domain-containing protein — translated: MFGSCGLNLKLRLFPSKAVAQTVVYQKTKADQLLEKGKKDFDSSEFSKALESWKQSLNLYREIGDSQGEAISMGNLGRVYHELGDYRTAIDYHQNYLDITKKIGDHKGEAASLNNLGSTYASLGDYNKAISNYTESLAIARNIKDSQGEAVSLNNLGSTYASLGDYNKAIYYQQQYQNVYQIQSLAVVNNSGKVIAIASQQQYQNGNGYQQQSQQQSIAVTSVSSSSSQLQSSSIAIAGNSSTAIAISYQQQYPNGYQQQSLAVAGDYSKAINYYNKSLEFNKKIGNKLGEVASLTGLGDAYLKKGDHGTAIRYISQSLDIAKKIGDIQGEASSLLVLGNISLQTEDYKKAIDSFNQSLNIYRKIGNRKGEAQSQENLGNAYLKKGEYDKAVNLLQISLAITKKIGYRPGEASSLNNLGKALFLSGKFADAEKYLNQAIETLEAIRGLLGNQENWKISIFEQQAQTYQLLQQVLVAQQRPQKALVIAEQGRNRVLVEILFRRKYRELDTLMIPPPLTIEEIQKIAREQKSTLIEYSVTLDKIFIWVIPPRGKIQFRFVNIPKDISLKEQVKVSREFIGVRGSNNHHSTSTVGSFNTRLRQLHQILIEPIADLLPQDETQRVIFIPHQELFLVPFVALQNEKNEYLIEKHTILTAPSIQALSLTQKDKQAENNQNTSVLPRGESALIVGNPTMPKEGVGKDLKPLDPLPGAKVEAEKIAEMLDTKALIGDQATESAIVQKMASAKLIHFATHGLLDSINAIGYPGAIALAPSSKDDGFLTTSEIMEHFGLPKKSPLQAELVVLSACDTGRGDIKGEGVIGLSHAFMASGVPTLVVSLWTVPDSDTVKLMTDFYTNIDKRKFDKATAMRQAMLSMLRDNNGNPDPKAWAAFTVIGKAE